The Ornithodoros turicata isolate Travis unplaced genomic scaffold, ASM3712646v1 Chromosome118, whole genome shotgun sequence genome includes a region encoding these proteins:
- the LOC135371615 gene encoding uncharacterized protein K02A2.6-like: MATFLKQVRPFETTSNPAEAWSEWRRQYETYERALKYHKEDDETRLSLLLHVGGKELNSVYRTLEFPKEETTEAGGKAQEKARTMKSVWDALVKYFRAYRNLTHASFVFNNLCQKPGQPFDQFLQEVKLQAELCEFGPAYERNVKDRLILGIKDNALRERLLRDAAITLQSVVLQCKSAELSKSHSQAVTVQEGHVDELYMTGQKKGAYKHGRGRGLGRGLTTKPQQGNTEPCGRCGRTHPPRNCPAYGQHCGKCGKLNHFVQVCRAGQRNPNQVRACVPNCPNRGHNKHDSQLHVLTGDHMQGTLGDFVSLDVLTVNSLEGSAFWTEDVRVEGHLLNFKLDTGSEVNVISKEIVRAWNPRPLVRRSQRRVTTYSGEQLPVVGETVLSCTANGLTCPVTFLVVDLSSSPILGLQACQMFNLLKRVCEVKGEVARHESIRETPEQVVAEYEDVFQGVGRLPGTHKIILKEDVKPSISPPRKVPLALEEKLKLELERMERDGVIARVTEPTDWCSPLIIVPKPNGDIRVYLDPRKLNEAIKRPHYQIPTQERQFARLHGSTVFTVMDASHAFHHLQLDEGSSRLCTFATPYGRYRFLVMPYGLNCAPEAFQQSVDQLFAELPDVHPYFDDILLASRDMGEHCQQLRKVLEVARKSNLKLNKEKLQLAVQRVKYLGHVLTSQGVEPDPQKVKAITDYPVPTSKQQLQRFIGMVTYLTRFVPKMSESTRVLRQLLRKDVEWVWDENCQQCFEHLKQLLVTAPVLSYFDANCPVTLSVDASSYGLGAVFLQNDHPVAYASVSLTETQQRYSLIEKELLAVVFAAEHFHYFTYGRVVEVQTDHKPLVGLSQKPFDSISPRLQRLLLRLQHYQAQLVYVPVKDLAVADALSRAPLQEVTREASCEVPASLCLLVQASSLTLDAIRDATAKDETLQQVVRYCQQGWPLCRKQVELGAKLYWDCRDELHVKEGLLCRGRRLVIPKSCREHTLNRLHEGHRGMVASKIRAREALYWPGMSRDIESKVQQCTTCQVNYRSNPQETLLSVPLPSLAWQKLALDFFYHQGLTYLLVIDYYSKYVELQEMPNVTAKCVINFLKSVYARHGIPSEVISDNGPPFNSALFASFNKEWGICHITSTPHFPRSNGLVERSVQTIKSTLTKTLDDEQDVHIALLNYRATPTEHLPSPVEMLMGRRVRTLLPALPTLYKPNYPCEDHQKGLETEAAAPV, encoded by the coding sequence ATGGCTACGTTCCTGAAGCAGGTACGCCCCTTTGAAACTACGTCGAACCCTGCTGAAGCATGGTCGGAGTGGCGCCGCCAGTACGAGACGTATGAACGTGCACTAAAATACCACAAGGAAGATGACGAAACACGGCTATCTCTTCTGCTTCATGTGGGAGGAAAAGAACTTAACAGTGTTTATCGCACGTTGGAGTTCCCAAAGGAGGAGACAACAGAGGCCGGTGGCAAAGCTCAAGAAAAGGCGAGGACGATGAAGAGCGTTTGGGACGCATTAGTCAAGTACTTCAGGGCGTACAGGAATCTCACGCATGCGTCGTTCGTGTTTAATAACTTGTGTCAGAAGCCTGGACAGCCATTTGATCAATTCCTTCAGGAAGTCAAGCTGCAAGCAGAGCTTTGCGAGTTTGGGCCGGCGTACGAGCGCAATGTCAAGGACCGTCTTATTCTTGGCATAAAGGATAACGCCCTTCGAGAGCGTTTGCTACGCGATGCCGCCATTACACTACAAAGTGTCGTTCTTCAGTGCAAGAGCGCGGAACTTTCAAAGAGTCACTCTCAAGCAGTCACCGTCCAGGAGGGTCACGTTGATGAACTGTATATGACAGGTCAAAAGAAAGGAGCCTACAAACACGGGCGTGGAAGAGGCCTAGGCAGAGGACTAACTACGAAACCCCAGCAGGGCAACACAGAACCGTGTGGAAGGTGTGGCAGGACTCATCCCCCTCGCAACTGTCCAGCGTATGGGCAGCATTGTGGAAAGTGTGGAAAATTGAACCACTTCGTGCAAGTCTGCAGAGCAGGACAACGTAACCCTAATCAAGTGAGGGCCTGTGTTCCAAACTGTCCCAACCGTGGTCATAACAAGCATGACTCTCAACTGCACGTTCTCACGGGTGATCATATGCAAGGGACATTGGGCGACTTCGTGTCCCTTGATGTCCTCACTGTTAACAGCCTTGAAGGGTCTGCATTCTGGACAGAAGACGTCAGAGTAGAAGGCCACCTTCTCAACTTCAAGCTTGACACAGGGTCCGAGGTGAATGTGATTTCAAAAGAGATTGTCCGAGCTTGGAATCCTAGACCTCTTGTCAGAAGGTCTCAACGCCGTGTCACAACGTATTCTGGGGAGCAGCTTCCTGTGGTCGGAGAGACAGTCTTGAGCTGCACTGCTAATGGACTTACGTGCCCTGTGACGTTTCTGGTCGTCGACTTGTCGTCGTCGCCCATACTGGGTCTTCAAGCATGTCAGATGTTCAACCTTCTCAAGAGAGTTTGCGAGGTTAAAGGTGAAGTGGCTCGACATGAGAGTATCAGGGAGACACCAGAGCAAGTTGTTGCAGAATATGAAGATGTTTTTCAAGGTGTTGGACGACTGCCAGGAACTCATAAGATCATACTAAAGGAAGATGTGAAGCCGTCTATTTCACCGCCCAGGAAAGTGCCTTTGGCCTTAGAGGAGAAGCTCAAGTTGGAGCTTGAGAGAATGGAACGAGACGGTGTCATTGCAAGAGTGACAGAGCCTACTGACTGGTGCAGTCCGCTTATAATTGTGCCGAAACCTAATGGAGACATTCGTGTATATTTGGATCCTCGGAAGTTAAACGAGGCAATCAAGAGACCTCATTACCAGATCCCAACACAGGAAAGGCAGTTTGCAAGACTTCACGGGTCTACAGTATTTACGGTCATGGATGCATCACACGCCTTTCACCACCTGCAGCTGGATGAAGGAAGTTCTCGGTTATGTACGTTTGCTACGCCCTACGGTCGTTATCGCTTCTTGGTGATGCCCTATGGGTTGAACTGTGCCCCAGAAGCGTTTCAGCAGTCTGTGGACCAACTGTTTGCTGAGCTTCCAGACGTTCACCCATATTTTGATGACATTCTGCTGGCGTCTCGAGACATGGGGGAGCATTGCCAACAGCTTCGAAAGGTTCTTGAAGTGGCAAGGAAATCAAACCTGAAGCTTAATAAGGAAAAGCTACAGCTAGCAGTGCAAAGAGTTAAGTACCTTGGCCACGTGCTGACATCGCAAGGCGTGGAGCCTGATCCACAGAAGGTGAAGGCCATTACGGACTATCCTGTGCCGACAAGTAAGCAGCAGCTGCAACGGTTCATCGGAATGGTGACGTACCTCACTAGATTTGTTCCAAAAATGTCAGAAAGTACTCGTGTGCTAAGGCAGCTGCTACGGAAAGACGTTGAGTGGGTCTGGGATGAAAATTGTCAACAATGTTTTGAACACCTCAAGCAACTTCTGGTGACTGCTCCTGTGTTGTCATACTTCGACGCGAACTGTCCGGTGACACTGTCAGTGGATGCTAGCTCTTATGGATTGGGCGCTGTATTTCTTCAAAATGACCACCCTGTAGCCTATGCGTCAGTGTCGCTGACGGAGACACAACAACGATATTCACTGATAGAAAAAGAACTTTTGGCAGTCGTGTTTGCGGCGGAGCATTTTCACTATTTCACCTATGGTAGGGTTGTTGAAGTACAGACAGACCATAAGCCCCTAGTCGGACTCTCGCAAAAGCCTTTCGACTCCATATCACCGAGATTGCAACGACTGTTACTGAGACTGCAACATTATCAAGCGCAGCTTGTTTATGTTCCTGTAAAGGATCTTGCTGTTGCTGATGCGTTGTCGCGGGCACCACTGCAGGAAGTGACTAGGGAGGCGAGTTGTGAGGTACCAGCCTCATTGTGTCTTCTTGTGCAAGCATCGTCACTTACTTTGGACGCCATCAGAGATGCAACAGCGAAAGATGAGACGTTGCAGCAAGTTGTTAGATATTGCCAGCAGGGCTGGCCACTGTGTCGTAAGCAGGTTGAGCTTGGAGCAAAACTGTACTGGGATTGCAGAGATGAGTTGCACGTGAAGGAAGGCTTACTTTGCCGAGGAAGACGTTTGGTGATTCCCAAGAGTTGCAGGGAACATACCCTAAACAGACTTCATGAAGGTCATCGAGGTATGGTAGCATCCAAGATACGGGCACGAGAAGCCCTATACTGGCCAGGAATGTCAAGAGACATTGAGAGCAAGGTACAACAGTGTACGACATGCCAAGTAAACTACAGGAGCAACCCTCAAGAGACACTGCTTAGTGTACCCTTACCGTCACTGGCGTGGCAGAAGCTTGCCCTTGACTTTTTCTATCACCAAGGATTAACTTATCTACTCGTCATTGACTATTATTCCAAGTATGTTGAGTTGCAGGAAATGCCAAATGTGACCGCCAAGTGTGTCATAAACTTTTTGAAGTCCGTGTATGCACGCCACGGGATTCCGTCTGAGGTGATTTCCGACAATGGACCTCCCTTTAATTCTGCACTGTTCGCTTCCTTCAACAAGGAGTGGGGCATTTGTCACATAACCTCTACCCCTCACTTTCCAAGATCCAATGGACTGGTGGAGAGAAGTGTGCAGACCATTAAGTCCACCTTGACGAAAACGTTGGATGATGAACAAGATGTTCATATTGCTCTACTTAATTATCGTGCGACACCGACAGAACACTTGCCGTCTCCTGTCGAGATGTTGATGGGACGAAGAGTTAGAACATTGCTGCCAGCACTTCCGACCCTGTACAAGCCAAATTACCCCTGCGAAGACCATCAGAAAGGCCTAGAGACAGAAGCAGCAGCACCGGTATGA